The Desulfonatronum thioautotrophicum nucleotide sequence AATCGCGAATCGTTGTTGGCGGATTGGGAACTTGCAGCTAGTGGGCAGGCGCTTTTTTCCATTGACCCGCTACGATAGGAGGTAATCATGGAGAAGGTAACTCAAGTTTATCCACTTGATGGATATAAGCTTAAAATGCAATTCAATACAGGTGAAACACGTATTTTTGATGCACAACCTTATTTGCAAAAAGGAGTGTTTCAACAACTCCAGGACGAAAAACGTTTTCGACAGGCATACGTTGCCTTGGATACTGTGTGTTGGCCCGGCGGTCTGGATATAGCGCCTGAGACATTGTATGACCGATCTACTCCAGAACAATGAATATGGACAGCGCAAGGATATGATTGAATGGGAAGTATTTAGCTCCAGCGATTTTTGACTTTTTTCAAATTATTTTAGATTGTTGGGTGTAGAATGTTGTGTTTTGGGTGACAAAAGTTCTCTGTAAGGGGCAAAAATAGGCCTTTTCTGGGAGTCAAACTCAGTAATTACAGTCTGTTGCTGGTCTCAGAGACCCAGCCTCTTGGAAGCAAGCGAACAAAGGAAAGAGATTGTCTGAGGAGTTTGTGGAGGAAAGGACTTCGACCAAGAGGAACACCGATCAGGAGGCCACGGTCCGGACACAGCGCCGGGTTGCCGTGTCGTCCGGCCTGAAGGGTGTGCGTCAAGCCGCGATGCATAGCAAGGAGAGAGTTTTCACCGCCTTGCTCCATCATGTGACCTATGATCTCCTGTTTGACAGCTTCAAGAAGTTGAAGAAGCATGCGGCAGCGGGCATAGATGGAACAACCTGGATCGAGTATCAGGAGCATGCCGAGGCAAACATCTCCGATCTCCATGACAGGGTGCACCGCGGAAGTTACCGTGCGATGCCCTCGCTACGGACGTTCATTCCAAAGCCCGATGGCGGCAAACGGCCGTTGGGCATTGCCGCACTGGAAGACAAGATTGTCCAGATGGCGGTAAAATCGGTTCTGGATCAGATATACGAGGTCAACTTCAAGGGATTCAGCTACGGCTTCAGGCCGGAGAGAAGTGGTCACGATGCCCTGGATGCATTGTATGTGGCCGTCACTCGGAAGAAGATAAACTGGATTCTTGATGCGGACATCCAAAAGTATTTTGATTCCATCGACCATGAATGGATGCTGAAGTTTCTGGAGCATCGTATCAAGGACAAACGGATCATCCGGCTTGTCCGAAAATGGCTGAGGGCCGGTGTGATTGAAGGCACCGAGTGGAAAGAGACAGAGCTGGGATCTCCGCAAGGTGCGGTGATCTCGCCGCTGCTGGCCAATATCTTCCTGCATTATGTTCTTGATATTTGGGTTGACTGGTGGAGACGGAAGTACGCCAAGGGAGAAGTAGTCATTGTCAGATATGCCGATGATTTCGTCCTGGGGTTCCAGTACCTTTTCGAAGCGGAAGCATTCCTGGACGCCCTGAAGGCCCGCCTTGGACAGTTCGGTCTCAGCCTGCACCCTGACAAGACAAGAATGATCGAATTCGGACGTTATGCTGCCGGGAATCGCAAGAAGAACGGAGAAGGCAAGCCCGAGACATTCGACTTTCTGGGATTCACGCATATCTGCTCGCGATTCCCGAAAGGAGGGTTTGAAATACGTCGCTGTTCTATCAAGAAGCGTTTTCGAGCCAAGGTAAAAGAAGTCCGACGGAAGATAATAGCCAGAAGGCACCATGACATCGAAGAGCAGGGTAAATGGATCAAGTCAGTGATTCTCGGCTACCGGAATTATTTTGCGGTACACCGCAATCTTGATACTGTGAAACGTTTTCGGGGCGAGGTGTTACGGGCTTGGTACAGGGCTTTGCGGCGACGTAGTCAAAAGGGCGGAAAGATGCCCTGGACAGCCTTTCGCAACATCTATATCCGCTGGATGCCGCGATTGGCGGTACTCCATCCTTGGCCATGGCTACGATTTGACGCCAAATACTCGAGGTAGGAGCCGTATGAGGTAATTCCTCACGTACGGATCTGTGCGGGGGGTGCCGGGCAACCGGCATTCCTACCGCGACCCCAGCTGCAGGAAATTAATAATTACAGTTGGTTGCTGGACTCAGAGGCCCAGCCACACGTCCGTGACCCAAGTCTGAAGATGCCAGTAACTTCAAGGGCTCAGAATCCAATGGTCTTTTACGAATGTAGGTATTTATATGGTAGTTAATTATACAAAAGAATACATAAATGTTTCAGGTTTTGCCTCTGAACGGCTAATTACTAGCGGGAAGCCAGTAATTGTTGTTACTATGCCTAGAAGTGGGACAGCGTATATTAGAAATGTGATTTCAACACATTTAAATCTTAAATTAGTATATAAGTATCAGTATGCATCTGGTCCAAGATTAAAATACTTTATTAATCATAACACATTATTTAATGAAATTACCCGAAAGAGAGTTTATGTCGCAGGTCACTTCCCACCATCCCACTACAACCTGCAACTTTTAAAATTATCTGGAGTAAAAAAAATTGTAGTTCATTTTCGTGATCCTAGAGATGCTTTGCTGTCATGGAATAATCATATTTGCAAACCAAAAATTATTAAAAGCGAATTATCTCAAATACAGTTGTTAGCTAGTAGAAATTCTATAGCATGTAATCATTACAAACTATCACCACATGAGCAAATTGATTGGTTGATAGATAATTATTTTTGCGACTTAATAGAGTGGATGTATGATTGGTTAGTTGCAAAAAGTAAAAATGAATACATTGATATTTTATTAACAGATTTTGACATGTTAAAAAACACTCCTTTAGCTTTCTTTAATAAAATTATTAATTTCTTTAATTATGATAAGTTTATAAGCAATGCAAGTCAATTACCTAACCCTAGAATCAATCCATTAAAGTATAATTTTAATCTCGGACAATCAGGAAATTATTTACAAGAATTTAATGATCAGCAAATACTGAAAACTCATGATATTTTATGTGAAAAATTTCAAAGCAAGCCCTATCTTCTTCAAAAATATGGGTGGTTGAAAAAGAATAGCAATTAACATGCTTAAATCTAGAGCAAATAATCAATGCCTAATTATCGCTGAAATCGGATCCGTACATGACGGCTCATACGGTAATGCTCAGAAGCTTATTGAGGCAGCCGCTGAATGCGGTGTGGATGCGGTCAAGTTTCAGACGCATATTGCCGAGGCCGAGACCTTGCCGGATGCGCCTATGCCGAGCTTTTTCCAGAGCGAGCACAGGTTTGCCTATTTTCAGCGCACGGCGTTCAGCCTTGACCAGTGGGTCAGGTTGCGCGAGCATTGTCAGAGTTGCAAGGTGGAGTTCATGTCCTCGCCGTTTTCCAATGAGGCCGTGGATCTGCTTGAGTCCGTAGGCATTGCCCGGTACAAAATACCCTCCGGCGAAGTGACAAATCTGCCCCTGCTGGCCAGGGTGGCCCAAACGGGCAAGCCCGTGCTTTTGTCTTCGGGCATGAGTTCCTGGGAAGAGTTGGATGTTGCGGTCAGCGAGATCCGCAAGGTGCATGAAAACATCACCATCCTGCAATGTACGTCCGAATATCCCTGCCCCTACGACCAGGTAGGCCTGAATGTAATGCAGGAGATGAAAGAACGCTACGGGCTTACGGTGGGGCTGTCGGACCACACCCTTACCCTGTACGCCTCGTTTGCCGCAGCGACTTTGGGCGCAGTGGCCATTGAGCGGCACTTCACCTTCAGTCGAAAAATGTACGGCAGCGATGCCCGCCATTCCCTGGAACCTGCGGAACTCACCGATCTAGTCCAGGGCATCCGGGCTATTGAAACCATGCTCAAGGCCAGGGTGGGCAAGGCTGATGCGTCCCGGTTTCGAGACATGAAGCAGGTTTTTGAGAAAAGCCTGGTGACGAAACAGGATATCCCCGCCGGAACGGTGATTTCCCGTGACATGATTGGAATCAAAAAGCCTGGAACAGGAATCCCCGCAGGGCGTATTGATGAGGTGGTTGGACGGCGGGCGGTGCGGTCAGTAAAGGCGGATATGTTGCTGGCGTGGGAGGATGTTCAAGGTGTGGTGGGACCGTGAAAGATTTTTTCACCATGAAGCGCATGAAGAAGGGCTTGTGTTGCGAAAATTTGTAATATGTTTGTACCAAGAAAAAAATGTACGTGGGTATGCACATGTTTCCGGCATGCAAACATAACCTATTGCAATCAATCGACTTCTGGTTAAGCCAATAGTTGATGCTTGGCTTCCGCGAAAAAACAAAACATTACAGATTGATACCAAGTCATCATGCGAGCCTCACTCTTGGAAACCGGAGTCAGATGCATACCCAGGAAAATGTATTTTCTGCATAGACCAGAATCAATGACAAGTATTTCATGAAAAGGTTATAGCATTCAATTTTTTTGTTAGTATTTTAGGGGATCAGTAATGAAGATAACATATAGAAATTTTGGTGAATTCATTTCAGTTGATATGCAAAGACTGAGGCCAAAGGATTCATATAAAACGTTAATGAAAAAGCGAACCCATTCAATTGACGTACTTACACAATTGTATGGGGAAATACCTAAAGAATTTTTGCATAGTCGAAGGTGTCCAAGCTGCGATAGCATTTCATCATTTCTGGAATTAGAAAAAGATCATTTGATCCTGGTAAGGTGCTCGAACTGTGATATGGTATTTACAAACCCAATT carries:
- a CDS encoding DUF2442 domain-containing protein, with the protein product MEKVTQVYPLDGYKLKMQFNTGETRIFDAQPYLQKGVFQQLQDEKRFRQAYVALDTVCWPGGLDIAPETLYDRSTPEQ
- the ltrA gene encoding group II intron reverse transcriptase/maturase; protein product: MSEEFVEERTSTKRNTDQEATVRTQRRVAVSSGLKGVRQAAMHSKERVFTALLHHVTYDLLFDSFKKLKKHAAAGIDGTTWIEYQEHAEANISDLHDRVHRGSYRAMPSLRTFIPKPDGGKRPLGIAALEDKIVQMAVKSVLDQIYEVNFKGFSYGFRPERSGHDALDALYVAVTRKKINWILDADIQKYFDSIDHEWMLKFLEHRIKDKRIIRLVRKWLRAGVIEGTEWKETELGSPQGAVISPLLANIFLHYVLDIWVDWWRRKYAKGEVVIVRYADDFVLGFQYLFEAEAFLDALKARLGQFGLSLHPDKTRMIEFGRYAAGNRKKNGEGKPETFDFLGFTHICSRFPKGGFEIRRCSIKKRFRAKVKEVRRKIIARRHHDIEEQGKWIKSVILGYRNYFAVHRNLDTVKRFRGEVLRAWYRALRRRSQKGGKMPWTAFRNIYIRWMPRLAVLHPWPWLRFDAKYSR
- a CDS encoding sulfotransferase domain-containing protein, producing the protein MVVNYTKEYINVSGFASERLITSGKPVIVVTMPRSGTAYIRNVISTHLNLKLVYKYQYASGPRLKYFINHNTLFNEITRKRVYVAGHFPPSHYNLQLLKLSGVKKIVVHFRDPRDALLSWNNHICKPKIIKSELSQIQLLASRNSIACNHYKLSPHEQIDWLIDNYFCDLIEWMYDWLVAKSKNEYIDILLTDFDMLKNTPLAFFNKIINFFNYDKFISNASQLPNPRINPLKYNFNLGQSGNYLQEFNDQQILKTHDILCEKFQSKPYLLQKYGWLKKNSN
- a CDS encoding N-acetylneuraminate synthase family protein, whose amino-acid sequence is MLKSRANNQCLIIAEIGSVHDGSYGNAQKLIEAAAECGVDAVKFQTHIAEAETLPDAPMPSFFQSEHRFAYFQRTAFSLDQWVRLREHCQSCKVEFMSSPFSNEAVDLLESVGIARYKIPSGEVTNLPLLARVAQTGKPVLLSSGMSSWEELDVAVSEIRKVHENITILQCTSEYPCPYDQVGLNVMQEMKERYGLTVGLSDHTLTLYASFAAATLGAVAIERHFTFSRKMYGSDARHSLEPAELTDLVQGIRAIETMLKARVGKADASRFRDMKQVFEKSLVTKQDIPAGTVISRDMIGIKKPGTGIPAGRIDEVVGRRAVRSVKADMLLAWEDVQGVVGP